The following are from one region of the Nicotiana tomentosiformis chromosome 7, ASM39032v3, whole genome shotgun sequence genome:
- the LOC104084910 gene encoding regulator of nonsense transcripts UPF3-like isoform X2 encodes MKNRRTKVVVRHLPPTLSQSTLLEQVDSRFAGRYNWFTFRPGKTSLKHQSYSRVYIDFRNTEDVIEFAEFFDGHVFVNEKGTQFKTIVEYAPSQRVPKHWSKKDAREATILKDPEYLEFLEFLAKPVENLPSAEIQLERKEAERAGSAKDAPIVTPLMDYIRQKRAAKSGARRSLSNGRSTKRVGGTSSRTPSSAASKRGSEKRTSTTMYVLRDSSKAGNGKDKSYILVPKRDDQQLSDKSGTSAPGSGIDLVEGEIGRSVTADSGKKKILLLKGKEKEGPNVSGGSLAQQNVASTLKNSPSSSAPKQNQRQEASGKIIRSILLKDARQNQSASQSELQIQDKDKRPPRPPSMQLFQKDTSGANEDKVAGNDLHVVHIEKQERRSRNRDRPDRGVWAPLRRADSSQASNEQSSQVRDFVEGNYKHGSRRGLRDADGPSVGEGKPVRRGGTSAYNSLE; translated from the exons ATGAAGAATCGGCGAACCAAAGTCGTTGTGCGGCACTTGCCGCCGACGCTTTCTCAGTCCACGCTTCTCGAGCAGGTTGATTCTCGCTTCGCTGGTCGGTACAACTGGTTCACTTTTCGCCCTGGCAAGACGAG CCTGAAGCATCAAAGCTATTCAAGAGTCTATATTGACTTTAGAAATACAGAAGATGTTATTGAGTTCGCTGAGTTCTTTGATGGACACGTGTTTGTGAATGAGAAAG GCACTCAGTTCAAAACAATTGTCGAGTATGCTCCTTCACAGCGTGTTCCAAAGCACTGGTCCAAGAAGGATGCCCGTGAAGCGACCATACTgaaag ATCCTGAATATCTGGAGTTCCTTGAATTTCTTGCAAAGCCTGTTGAGAATCTTCCAAGTGCTGAGATACAATTGGAGAGAAAAGAGGCTGAACGAGCTG GCTCAGCAAAGGATGCTCCTATAGTTACTCCATTAATGGATTATATACGTCAGAAAAGAGCTGCGAAGAGTGGAGCTCGG AGATCTTTATCTAATGGAAGATCAACCAAAAGGGTTGGTGGCACATCCTCAAGAACCCCTAGCTCAGCTGCATCTAAACGAGGCTCTGAAAAGAGGACTTCTACGACCATG TATGTTCTACGGGACAGTTCTAAGGCTGGAAATGGTAAGGACAAATCATACATTCTAGTGCCAAAACGTGATGATCAGCAGCTCTCTGACAAGTCTGGAACCTCTGCTCCTGGATCTGGGATTGATTTAGTGGAAGGGGAAATTG GTCGTTCTGTAACTGCTGATAGTGGGAAGAAGAAAATCCTGCTCTTGAAGGGGAAGGAAAAAGAAGGTCCTAAT GTTTCTGGTGGTTCATTAGCTCAACAGAATGTGGCATCTACTCTCAAGAATTCACCTAGTTCATCTGCTCCAAAACAGAACCAGCGCCAAGAGGCAAGTGGCAAGATCATCAGAAGTATTCTTCTCAAGGATGCTCGGCAGAATCAATCAGCATCTCAGTCAGAGCTTCAAATACAGGATAAGGACAAGAGACCTCCTCGGCCACCAAGTATGCAGTTGTTTCAGAAGGATACTAGTGGAGCTAATGAGGATAAGGTCGCTGGAAATGACTTGCATGTTGTCCACATTGAGAAGCAAGAAAGACGTTCTAGGAATAGAGATAGGCCTGATCGTGGTGTTTGGGCTCCTCTTCGCCGTGCTGATAGTTCACAGGCCAGTAATGAACAATCTTCCCAAGTGCGAGATTTTGTTGAAG GTAACTATAAACATGGTAGTCGTCGTGGTTTGAGGGATGCAGATGGACCTTCTGTTGGGGAAGGAAAACCCGTGAGAAGGGGAGGTACTTCTGCCTACAATTCTCTTGAG TGA
- the LOC104084910 gene encoding regulator of nonsense transcripts UPF3-like isoform X1 codes for MKNRRTKVVVRHLPPTLSQSTLLEQVDSRFAGRYNWFTFRPGKTSLKHQSYSRVYIDFRNTEDVIEFAEFFDGHVFVNEKGTQFKTIVEYAPSQRVPKHWSKKDAREATILKDPEYLEFLEFLAKPVENLPSAEIQLERKEAERAGSAKDAPIVTPLMDYIRQKRAAKSGARRSLSNGRSTKRVGGTSSRTPSSAASKRGSEKRTSTTMYVLRDSSKAGNGKDKSYILVPKRDDQQLSDKSGTSAPGSGIDLVEGEIGRSVTADSGKKKILLLKGKEKEGPNVSGGSLAQQNVASTLKNSPSSSAPKQNQRQEASGKIIRSILLKDARQNQSASQSELQIQDKDKRPPRPPSMQLFQKDTSGANEDKVAGNDLHVVHIEKQERRSRNRDRPDRGVWAPLRRADSSQASNEQSSQVRDFVEGNYKHGSRRGLRDADGPSVGEGKPVRRGGTSAYNSLEKQVWVQKSSSGS; via the exons ATGAAGAATCGGCGAACCAAAGTCGTTGTGCGGCACTTGCCGCCGACGCTTTCTCAGTCCACGCTTCTCGAGCAGGTTGATTCTCGCTTCGCTGGTCGGTACAACTGGTTCACTTTTCGCCCTGGCAAGACGAG CCTGAAGCATCAAAGCTATTCAAGAGTCTATATTGACTTTAGAAATACAGAAGATGTTATTGAGTTCGCTGAGTTCTTTGATGGACACGTGTTTGTGAATGAGAAAG GCACTCAGTTCAAAACAATTGTCGAGTATGCTCCTTCACAGCGTGTTCCAAAGCACTGGTCCAAGAAGGATGCCCGTGAAGCGACCATACTgaaag ATCCTGAATATCTGGAGTTCCTTGAATTTCTTGCAAAGCCTGTTGAGAATCTTCCAAGTGCTGAGATACAATTGGAGAGAAAAGAGGCTGAACGAGCTG GCTCAGCAAAGGATGCTCCTATAGTTACTCCATTAATGGATTATATACGTCAGAAAAGAGCTGCGAAGAGTGGAGCTCGG AGATCTTTATCTAATGGAAGATCAACCAAAAGGGTTGGTGGCACATCCTCAAGAACCCCTAGCTCAGCTGCATCTAAACGAGGCTCTGAAAAGAGGACTTCTACGACCATG TATGTTCTACGGGACAGTTCTAAGGCTGGAAATGGTAAGGACAAATCATACATTCTAGTGCCAAAACGTGATGATCAGCAGCTCTCTGACAAGTCTGGAACCTCTGCTCCTGGATCTGGGATTGATTTAGTGGAAGGGGAAATTG GTCGTTCTGTAACTGCTGATAGTGGGAAGAAGAAAATCCTGCTCTTGAAGGGGAAGGAAAAAGAAGGTCCTAAT GTTTCTGGTGGTTCATTAGCTCAACAGAATGTGGCATCTACTCTCAAGAATTCACCTAGTTCATCTGCTCCAAAACAGAACCAGCGCCAAGAGGCAAGTGGCAAGATCATCAGAAGTATTCTTCTCAAGGATGCTCGGCAGAATCAATCAGCATCTCAGTCAGAGCTTCAAATACAGGATAAGGACAAGAGACCTCCTCGGCCACCAAGTATGCAGTTGTTTCAGAAGGATACTAGTGGAGCTAATGAGGATAAGGTCGCTGGAAATGACTTGCATGTTGTCCACATTGAGAAGCAAGAAAGACGTTCTAGGAATAGAGATAGGCCTGATCGTGGTGTTTGGGCTCCTCTTCGCCGTGCTGATAGTTCACAGGCCAGTAATGAACAATCTTCCCAAGTGCGAGATTTTGTTGAAG GTAACTATAAACATGGTAGTCGTCGTGGTTTGAGGGATGCAGATGGACCTTCTGTTGGGGAAGGAAAACCCGTGAGAAGGGGAGGTACTTCTGCCTACAATTCTCTTGAG AAACAAGTGTGGGTTCAAAAGTCAAGTTCTGGTTCTTAG